A portion of the Euzebyales bacterium genome contains these proteins:
- a CDS encoding PIG-L family deacetylase, whose protein sequence is MTRLTTTDLGTILGVWAHPDDEAYLTGGLMALARQAGQHVVVATATRGEAGTSDPDVWPPRRLARVREAELSASLSALGVTEHHFLGYVDGTLPHQDLDEAIGRVAEIMTAVRPDTIVTFGPDGLTGHADHRRVSTWTTVARELVAPDARLLYATTTTSFVERWQHLHDRFDIYMDPDLPMRTSPDQIALEVVLDGALADRKLVALRAQASQTADLIAAMGEQVYRAWTSTETFRAALSMIPGPVAADVAVSAPAMLSR, encoded by the coding sequence ATGACCCGCCTGACCACCACGGACCTTGGCACGATACTCGGCGTCTGGGCCCACCCCGACGACGAGGCCTACCTCACCGGTGGGCTGATGGCGCTGGCGCGGCAGGCCGGCCAGCACGTCGTGGTCGCCACCGCGACCCGGGGCGAGGCGGGTACCTCCGATCCCGACGTGTGGCCACCCCGGCGCCTCGCTCGGGTGCGCGAGGCCGAGCTCAGCGCGTCGCTCTCGGCCCTGGGCGTCACCGAGCACCACTTCCTCGGCTACGTCGACGGCACGCTGCCCCACCAGGACCTCGACGAGGCCATCGGACGCGTCGCCGAGATCATGACGGCGGTCCGTCCCGACACCATCGTCACGTTCGGACCCGACGGGCTGACCGGCCACGCCGACCACCGCCGTGTGTCGACCTGGACGACCGTCGCGCGCGAGCTCGTCGCCCCGGACGCGCGGCTGCTGTACGCCACGACGACCACATCGTTCGTCGAGCGCTGGCAGCACCTGCACGACCGCTTCGACATCTACATGGACCCTGACCTGCCGATGCGCACCTCACCTGACCAGATCGCGCTGGAGGTCGTGCTCGACGGCGCGCTGGCCGACCGCAAGCTGGTCGCGCTGCGGGCCCAGGCCAGCCAGACGGCAGACCTGATCGCCGCCATGGGTGAGCAGGTCTACCGCGCCTGGACCTCGACGGAGACGTTCCGCGCGGCGCTGTCGATGATCCCCGGCCCGGTGGCCGCCGACGTCGCCGTCAGTGCGCCGGCGATGCTCAGCCGGTGA